A part of Magnetospirillum sp. ME-1 genomic DNA contains:
- a CDS encoding CoA transferase, with product MNGCFSSAAISRISPSSSAGALNELLSLGGLEGRPGGTIDISGCDPYFPTTHRVGEAAAAVLAAHGAAIAEIWRRRSGRRQDVAIDVGAAAISLESVLLMTRRGYTVPYTDINYPLTNFHPTRDGRSIHLHAGYPHLRNGLLELLDCPNSLDRIRAKVAQWDAFELEDAIAERGLCGTVGRSREEWLAHPQGAWLAGQPVVTIERIGDSAPEPFRPAARPLSGVRVLDLTDVLAGPTATRTLAEQGATVLRIRPPDRPIIPAFILDTGHGKLSTVMDLKREPEAMRMRALLSEADIFAQNYRPGAIARLGFSPEEAARIRPGIICMSLNCYGHGGPWSQRRGWEQLAQAASGMAVADGTLAEPKVNPVIPNDYITGYLAAYGMAVALLRRATEGGSYHVRVSLARTAMWVQSLGRINPKPDGITVPPETIRALQITRDSPEGRLRFLGPVARFSETKAYWEWASPPMAAHDPVWPLMPSLPDGPAVPVDFSAPRA from the coding sequence ATGAATGGTTGTTTTTCCTCGGCCGCCATATCCAGGATCAGCCCTTCATCCAGCGCCGGCGCCCTCAACGAGCTTCTGAGTCTCGGCGGGCTGGAGGGGCGCCCCGGCGGCACCATCGACATCAGCGGCTGCGACCCGTATTTCCCCACCACCCACCGGGTGGGCGAGGCGGCGGCGGCGGTCCTGGCCGCCCATGGCGCCGCCATCGCCGAAATCTGGCGCCGCCGCTCCGGCCGCCGGCAGGATGTGGCCATCGATGTGGGAGCGGCGGCCATCTCCCTGGAATCCGTGCTGTTGATGACCCGGCGCGGCTACACCGTGCCCTATACCGACATCAACTATCCGCTGACCAATTTCCACCCCACCCGTGACGGCCGCTCGATCCATCTCCATGCCGGCTACCCCCATCTGCGCAACGGCCTGCTGGAATTGCTGGACTGCCCCAACAGCCTGGACCGCATCCGCGCCAAGGTCGCCCAGTGGGACGCCTTCGAGCTCGAGGACGCCATCGCCGAGCGCGGCCTGTGCGGAACCGTGGGACGCAGCCGGGAGGAATGGCTGGCCCACCCCCAGGGCGCCTGGCTGGCCGGGCAGCCGGTGGTCACCATCGAGCGCATCGGCGACAGTGCGCCGGAACCGTTCCGTCCCGCCGCCCGCCCCCTGTCGGGGGTTCGCGTGCTTGATCTCACCGACGTCCTGGCCGGCCCCACCGCCACCCGCACCCTGGCCGAGCAGGGCGCCACGGTGCTGCGCATCCGTCCGCCGGACCGGCCGATCATCCCCGCCTTCATCCTGGACACCGGCCACGGCAAGCTGTCCACCGTGATGGACCTGAAGCGCGAGCCCGAGGCCATGCGCATGCGCGCCCTGCTGTCCGAGGCGGATATCTTCGCCCAGAACTACCGCCCCGGCGCCATCGCCCGCCTGGGCTTCTCCCCCGAGGAGGCGGCCCGCATCCGCCCCGGCATCATCTGCATGTCGCTCAACTGCTATGGCCATGGCGGCCCCTGGAGCCAACGCCGCGGCTGGGAACAGCTGGCCCAGGCCGCCTCGGGCATGGCGGTGGCCGATGGCACCCTGGCCGAGCCCAAGGTCAACCCGGTGATTCCCAACGATTACATCACCGGGTATCTGGCCGCCTATGGCATGGCGGTGGCGCTGCTGCGCCGGGCCACCGAGGGCGGCAGCTATCACGTCAGGGTCTCGCTGGCCCGCACCGCCATGTGGGTCCAGTCCCTGGGCCGCATCAACCCCAAGCCCGACGGCATCACCGTGCCGCCCGAAACCATCCGCGCCCTGCAGATCACCCGCGATTCACCGGAAGGCCGGCTACGCTTCCTAGGGCCCGTCGCCCGCTTCAGCGAGACCAAGGCCTATTGGGAATGGGCAAGCCCGCCCATGGCGGCGCACGACCCGGTCTGGCCGCTGATGCCGTCCCTGCCCGACGGGCCGGCGGTGCCGGTGGATTTCTCAGCGCCGCGGGCCTGA
- a CDS encoding ATP-dependent helicase — MSDPFALDDEAPSAPSSPRASGPRPVPLDAPWLKGLNPEQFQAVTTTDGPVLVLSGAGTGKTKVLTSRLAHILASGLAQPWQCLAVTFTNRAAREMKERVGQLVGPVADGIWLGTFHSLCLRILRSHAEAVGLAADFTVLDADDQMRVLKQVMADAHVDPKATPPQGLMATIQRWKDRAVTPDKAAADGGAEGQAKALYRAYQERLKALNACDFGDLLLHVLTVFLSDAEALSRWQGRFRYLLVDEYQDTNVAQYLWLRLLAQTHRNICCVGDDDQSIYSWRGAEVGNILRFEKDFPGARVVRLESNYRSTPHILAAASALIANNAGRLGKTLRPGLAHDLDAIEKIRTMAVWDGEAEARLVVDEIEALQRRGETLSSMAILVRAGFQTREFEERLITTGIPYRVIGGPRFYERLEIRDAMAYLRLVVSASDGLAFERIVNTPKRGLGEAAIQTIHLAARAEQVPLLEAARRLAGTDELKPKPRQALAKFVEDVDRWRSLLDSMPHAELAATILDESGYVDMWKADKSADAPGRVENLKELVAALEEYDSLPSFLEHVALVMENDSKAEADSVVIMTLHGAKGLEFDSVFLPGWEEEVFPHIRALSESGTSGLEEERRLAYVGLTRARKRVLVSFAANRRIYNQWKSQLPSRFVEELPESHVERSGERGLYGGGLAESKAAWNDPAWSRARFGQPRPAAAPTAWSQPKPRQSEGGFKPGQRVFHDKFGTGTVLSLDGNKLEIAFDKAGTKKVLDSFVSAV, encoded by the coding sequence ATGTCAGATCCCTTCGCCCTTGACGACGAGGCGCCCTCCGCGCCGTCTTCCCCCCGTGCATCCGGTCCCCGGCCGGTGCCGCTGGACGCCCCTTGGCTGAAGGGGCTGAACCCCGAGCAGTTCCAGGCGGTGACCACCACCGATGGGCCGGTCCTGGTGCTGTCGGGGGCCGGTACCGGCAAGACCAAGGTGCTGACGTCGCGTCTGGCCCACATCCTGGCGTCGGGCCTGGCCCAGCCCTGGCAGTGTCTGGCGGTGACCTTCACCAACCGCGCGGCGCGCGAGATGAAGGAGCGGGTCGGCCAGTTGGTCGGCCCGGTGGCGGACGGCATCTGGCTGGGCACCTTCCACTCGCTGTGCCTGCGTATCCTCAGGTCCCATGCCGAGGCGGTGGGGCTGGCGGCCGACTTCACCGTGCTGGATGCGGACGACCAGATGCGGGTGTTGAAGCAGGTGATGGCCGACGCCCATGTGGACCCCAAGGCCACGCCGCCCCAGGGGCTGATGGCCACCATCCAGCGCTGGAAGGACCGGGCCGTTACCCCCGACAAGGCGGCCGCCGACGGGGGCGCCGAGGGGCAGGCCAAGGCCCTGTACCGCGCCTATCAGGAGCGGTTGAAGGCGCTCAATGCCTGCGATTTCGGCGATCTGCTGCTGCACGTGCTGACCGTGTTCCTGTCCGATGCCGAGGCGCTTTCCCGCTGGCAGGGGCGTTTCCGCTATCTGCTGGTGGACGAGTACCAGGACACCAACGTGGCCCAGTATCTGTGGCTGCGCCTGCTGGCCCAGACCCATCGCAACATCTGCTGCGTCGGCGACGACGACCAGTCCATCTATTCCTGGCGCGGCGCCGAGGTGGGCAACATCCTGCGCTTCGAGAAGGACTTTCCCGGGGCTCGTGTGGTGCGCCTGGAAAGCAACTACCGCTCGACCCCCCACATCCTGGCGGCGGCCTCGGCCCTGATCGCCAACAATGCCGGGCGGCTGGGCAAGACCCTGCGCCCCGGTCTGGCCCACGATCTGGACGCCATCGAGAAGATCCGCACCATGGCGGTGTGGGACGGCGAGGCCGAGGCCCGGCTGGTGGTCGACGAGATCGAGGCGCTGCAGCGCAGGGGCGAGACGCTTTCCTCCATGGCCATCCTGGTGCGCGCCGGCTTTCAGACCCGCGAGTTCGAGGAACGGCTGATCACCACCGGCATTCCCTATCGCGTCATCGGCGGACCGCGCTTCTACGAGCGGCTCGAGATCAGGGACGCCATGGCCTATCTGCGTCTGGTGGTCTCGGCCTCGGACGGGCTGGCCTTCGAGCGCATCGTCAATACCCCTAAGCGCGGCCTGGGCGAGGCCGCCATCCAGACCATCCACCTGGCGGCCCGCGCCGAGCAGGTGCCGCTCTTGGAGGCCGCCCGCCGACTGGCCGGCACCGACGAGCTGAAGCCCAAGCCGCGTCAGGCGCTGGCCAAGTTCGTCGAGGACGTGGACCGCTGGCGCTCGCTGCTGGATTCCATGCCCCACGCCGAACTGGCGGCCACCATTCTTGACGAATCCGGTTACGTGGACATGTGGAAGGCCGACAAGTCGGCCGACGCGCCCGGCCGGGTGGAGAACCTGAAGGAACTGGTGGCGGCGCTGGAAGAATACGATTCGCTTCCCAGCTTCCTCGAACACGTGGCCCTGGTCATGGAAAACGATTCCAAGGCCGAAGCCGACAGCGTGGTGATCATGACGCTGCACGGCGCCAAGGGCCTCGAATTCGATTCGGTGTTCCTGCCCGGCTGGGAGGAGGAGGTCTTCCCCCATATCCGCGCCTTGTCCGAATCCGGCACCAGCGGGCTGGAGGAGGAGCGCCGCCTGGCCTATGTGGGCCTGACGCGGGCCCGCAAGCGGGTGCTGGTCTCCTTCGCCGCCAACCGCCGCATCTACAACCAGTGGAAATCCCAGCTTCCCAGCCGCTTCGTCGAGGAACTGCCTGAATCCCATGTGGAACGCTCGGGCGAGCGCGGGCTGTACGGCGGCGGGCTGGCGGAATCCAAGGCGGCCTGGAACGATCCCGCCTGGAGCCGTGCCCGCTTCGGCCAGCCCCGCCCGGCCGCCGCCCCCACCGCCTGGAGCCAGCCCAAACCCCGCCAGAGCGAAGGCGGTTTCAAGCCGGGCCAACGGGTGTTCCACGACAAGTTCGGTACCGGCACCGTGCTGTCGCTGGACGGCAACAAACTGGAAATCGCCTTCGACAAGGCGGGGACCAAGAAGGTGCTCGACAGTTTCGTTTCGGCGGTGTAG
- a CDS encoding alpha/beta hydrolase, translating into MRFSRLLLALALILASPGPAGAEVIAVPTGDGSDAATQTFLWESPQAKAVLVMIPGGEGHIGLQPDRTSLGGFYGKTFGPLADSALTSGQLHVVIFDNPYALPTDRTFPVSRLSGDHQQRIESVVRFYHQRFGKPVWLFGHSNGAISVAEFLRTRRELVAGAVFSSSRVGVKVSADVGLPILFLHHRQDSCSKADPAGDIDLHQSLRAGGKTDVDFVWVEGGTAGRGDPCHAGYHMYNESEEAAYRAVDRFIAAH; encoded by the coding sequence ATGCGGTTTTCCCGACTCCTGCTTGCCCTTGCCCTGATCCTGGCATCGCCCGGCCCGGCCGGGGCCGAAGTGATCGCCGTTCCGACAGGGGATGGCTCGGATGCTGCGACCCAGACGTTCCTTTGGGAATCTCCGCAGGCCAAGGCCGTGCTTGTCATGATCCCCGGCGGCGAAGGCCATATCGGATTGCAGCCGGACCGGACAAGCCTGGGCGGCTTCTACGGCAAGACCTTCGGGCCCCTTGCCGATTCCGCGCTGACCTCCGGCCAACTGCACGTTGTCATCTTCGACAACCCCTATGCCTTGCCGACGGATCGCACCTTCCCCGTCTCGCGTCTCAGCGGCGACCATCAGCAGCGAATCGAAAGCGTGGTCCGCTTCTACCATCAGCGCTTCGGCAAGCCGGTCTGGCTGTTCGGCCACAGTAACGGGGCCATCAGCGTCGCCGAATTCCTTCGCACCCGACGGGAATTGGTGGCCGGTGCCGTCTTCAGTTCATCGCGTGTGGGAGTGAAGGTCAGTGCCGACGTGGGGCTCCCCATCCTGTTCCTGCACCACCGCCAGGATAGCTGTTCCAAGGCCGATCCCGCCGGCGACATCGACCTCCACCAGTCCTTGCGTGCGGGGGGCAAGACGGACGTGGATTTCGTCTGGGTCGAGGGCGGCACGGCGGGACGGGGCGATCCCTGTCACGCGGGCTATCACATGTACAATGAGAGCGAGGAGGCGGCCTATCGGGCGGTGGACCGGTTCATCGCCGCCCACTGA
- the pseC gene encoding UDP-4-amino-4,6-dideoxy-N-acetyl-beta-L-altrosamine transaminase — translation MTEGGFLPYCRHVVDDDDIAAVAAVMKGDILTTGPAVAAFEDALAKVVGARHAVVCANGTAALHLAVMALGIGPGDAVLVPAQTFAATGNCARYVGAEVVLTDVDPDSGLMRAQDLEAAIAAHPGKRFRSVHPVHLNGQSADMPGLAAVARRHGLAIIEDCCHALGTIAADGTVIGDCRHGEMNVFSFHPAKTIAMGEGGAITTNDDALASRLRLLRSHGITRDSSIFVDAEGGFDAQGAPNPWYYEMQDLGFNYRACDIQCALGSSQLAKLPRFAEARRRLVRHYREKLLPLAPKVKPITLSGGDAVWHLSVALIDFAACNTTRAEVMNALKARGIGTQVNYIPMHKLPYYRSLLGEVSLPGAEEYYRRCLSLPLSAAMTEADVDRVVDTLREVLGL, via the coding sequence GTGACGGAAGGCGGCTTCCTTCCCTATTGCCGCCACGTGGTGGATGACGACGACATCGCCGCCGTGGCGGCGGTGATGAAGGGCGACATCCTGACCACCGGTCCGGCGGTGGCCGCCTTCGAGGATGCCCTGGCCAAGGTGGTGGGCGCGAGGCATGCCGTGGTCTGCGCCAACGGCACCGCCGCTTTGCATCTGGCGGTGATGGCGTTGGGGATCGGTCCCGGCGACGCGGTGCTGGTGCCCGCCCAGACCTTCGCCGCCACCGGCAATTGCGCCCGCTATGTGGGGGCCGAGGTGGTGCTGACCGACGTGGACCCCGACAGCGGCCTGATGCGCGCCCAGGATCTGGAAGCGGCCATCGCGGCCCATCCGGGCAAGCGCTTCCGGTCGGTGCATCCGGTCCATCTCAACGGCCAGTCGGCGGACATGCCGGGTCTGGCCGCCGTAGCGCGCCGGCACGGCCTGGCCATCATCGAGGATTGCTGCCACGCGCTCGGCACCATTGCCGCCGATGGCACGGTGATTGGTGATTGCCGCCATGGTGAGATGAACGTCTTCTCCTTTCATCCGGCCAAGACCATCGCCATGGGCGAAGGGGGGGCGATCACCACCAACGACGACGCCCTGGCCTCGCGGCTGCGGCTGCTGCGCAGCCACGGCATCACGCGGGATTCGTCGATTTTCGTGGATGCCGAGGGCGGCTTCGACGCCCAGGGCGCGCCCAATCCCTGGTATTACGAGATGCAGGATCTGGGCTTCAACTACCGGGCCTGCGACATCCAGTGCGCACTGGGCAGCAGTCAGCTGGCCAAGCTGCCCCGCTTCGCCGAGGCGCGCCGCCGGCTGGTGCGCCATTACCGCGAGAAGCTCCTGCCGCTGGCTCCCAAGGTGAAGCCCATCACGCTGTCGGGCGGCGACGCCGTCTGGCACCTGTCGGTGGCGCTGATCGACTTCGCCGCCTGCAACACCACGCGGGCCGAGGTGATGAACGCGCTGAAGGCCAGGGGCATCGGCACCCAGGTCAATTATATCCCCATGCACAAGCTGCCCTATTACCGCTCGCTGCTGGGCGAGGTCAGCCTGCCCGGCGCGGAAGAGTATTACCGCCGCTGCCTGTCCCTGCCGCTGTCGGCGGCCATGACAGAGGCCGATGTGGACCGGGTGGTGGACACCCTGCGCGAGGTGCTGGGGCTGTGA
- a CDS encoding 50S ribosomal protein L11 methyltransferase, which produces MPPVFPDIWRLRLTVSMETLPVFEEVFERHAEAVTMFMEDRSGISDGECDWFLEGFSRTPPDRAAIVAGLSAVAAANGIDVPPLGIEMLPNVDWVLENLRDFPPIAAGRFFVHGSHWDGKPPVGTIGIEIDAGTAFGSGEHATTRGCLLALDALGKQRRRANVLDLGSGSGILGIAAAKLWAAKVLCTDIDPSAVKVLAGNAANNGVASRVTAVVSDGYRNPAVGGGKPYDLIFANILARPLCRFAPDLAAHLAPGGLAILSGLLERQERMVMANHEKQGLTLRRRILIDGWATLVIGR; this is translated from the coding sequence ATGCCCCCCGTTTTCCCCGACATCTGGCGCCTGCGCCTCACCGTTTCCATGGAGACCCTCCCGGTGTTCGAGGAGGTGTTCGAGCGCCATGCCGAGGCGGTGACCATGTTCATGGAGGACCGCTCGGGCATCTCGGACGGCGAGTGCGACTGGTTCCTGGAAGGGTTCTCGCGCACGCCGCCCGACCGCGCCGCCATCGTCGCAGGCCTGTCGGCGGTGGCCGCCGCCAACGGCATCGACGTCCCGCCCCTGGGGATCGAGATGCTGCCCAACGTGGATTGGGTGCTGGAAAACCTGCGCGACTTCCCCCCCATCGCCGCCGGCCGTTTCTTCGTCCACGGCTCGCACTGGGACGGCAAGCCGCCGGTGGGAACCATCGGCATCGAGATCGACGCCGGCACCGCCTTCGGCTCGGGCGAGCACGCCACCACGCGCGGCTGCCTGCTGGCGCTGGACGCGCTGGGCAAGCAGCGCCGCCGCGCCAACGTGCTGGACCTGGGCTCGGGCTCGGGGATTCTGGGCATCGCGGCGGCCAAGCTGTGGGCGGCCAAGGTACTGTGTACCGATATCGACCCCTCGGCGGTCAAGGTGCTGGCCGGCAACGCCGCCAACAACGGCGTCGCGTCCCGCGTCACCGCCGTGGTCAGCGACGGCTACCGCAATCCGGCGGTGGGCGGGGGCAAGCCTTACGACCTGATCTTCGCCAACATCCTGGCCCGGCCGCTGTGCCGCTTCGCCCCCGACCTGGCCGCCCATCTGGCCCCCGGCGGGCTGGCGATCCTGTCGGGCCTGCTGGAGCGCCAGGAACGCATGGTCATGGCCAATCACGAGAAGCAGGGGCTGACCCTGCGGCGCCGGATTCTCATCGACGGCTGGGCCACCCTGGTCATCGGGCGCTAA
- a CDS encoding NADP-dependent malic enzyme codes for MSDELRDAALEYHRLPTPGKISVTPTKPLATQRDLALAYSPGVAAACELIVADEDSAADVTARGNLVAVVTNGTAVLGLGPIGPLAAKPVMEGKGVLFKKFAGIDVFDMELAELDPDKLVDIIAAMEPTFGAINLEDIKAPECFEVERKLQERVKIPVMHDDQHGTAIVVGAAMVNALRVVGKNIGDVKLVASGAGAAALACLNLLCKLGVKRENVWVTDIKGVVYEGRTELMDEYKSVYAKKTDMRTLAEVIEGADIFLGLSAPRVLTGEMVDKMAQKPIVFALANPTPEILPDEVKSVRPDAIIATGRSDYPNQVNNVLVFPYIFRGALDVGATEINDAMKLACVYALANLAMAESDERVRAAYGTAPLTFGPEYLIPKPFDSRLILKIAPAVAKAAMESGVARRPIIDFDVYMDRLNQFVFRSGLVMKPVFDRARQDMRRVVYCEGEGRRVLHAVQTVVDEGLARPVLIGRREVVEKRIQDLDLRLRIDADFDLCDPDDDPRFNEYWRLYHSIMERQGVSPEYARTVVRTRNTVIGTLMLKRKEVDAMVCGTIGRYDKHLSHILNVIGTRDGVKVPAAMNLLIMPAGTFFICDTYVTPEPTPEQICDMTLLASEEVRRFGIEPKVAFLSHANFGNRSTASAQRQRDALALLREKAPYLEAEGEMHGDAALSEEIRTRIFPNSKLKGAANLLVMPTLDAANISFNLLKVAGDALSVGPILMGIAQPAHILTPSATVRNIVNITALAAVDAQMYAGRTR; via the coding sequence ATGTCCGACGAGTTGCGCGACGCGGCGCTGGAATACCACCGCCTGCCCACCCCCGGTAAGATCAGCGTCACCCCCACCAAGCCGCTGGCCACCCAGCGCGACCTGGCGCTGGCCTATTCGCCGGGCGTGGCCGCCGCCTGCGAACTGATCGTCGCCGACGAGGACAGCGCCGCCGACGTGACGGCGCGCGGCAACCTGGTGGCCGTGGTGACCAACGGCACCGCCGTGCTGGGTCTCGGCCCCATCGGCCCGCTGGCCGCCAAGCCGGTGATGGAGGGCAAGGGCGTCCTGTTCAAGAAGTTCGCCGGCATCGACGTGTTCGACATGGAACTGGCCGAACTGGACCCCGACAAGCTGGTGGACATCATCGCCGCCATGGAGCCCACCTTCGGCGCCATCAACCTGGAAGACATCAAGGCCCCCGAGTGCTTCGAGGTGGAGCGCAAGCTGCAGGAGCGGGTGAAGATTCCGGTGATGCACGACGACCAGCACGGCACCGCCATCGTGGTGGGCGCCGCCATGGTCAACGCCCTGCGGGTGGTGGGCAAGAATATCGGCGACGTCAAGCTGGTGGCCTCGGGCGCCGGCGCCGCCGCCCTGGCCTGCCTCAACCTGCTGTGCAAGCTGGGCGTCAAGCGCGAGAACGTCTGGGTCACCGACATCAAGGGCGTGGTCTACGAGGGCCGCACCGAACTGATGGACGAGTACAAGTCGGTCTACGCCAAGAAGACCGACATGCGGACGCTCGCCGAGGTCATCGAGGGCGCCGACATCTTCCTGGGTCTGTCGGCGCCGCGCGTGCTGACCGGCGAGATGGTCGACAAGATGGCGCAAAAGCCCATCGTCTTCGCCCTGGCCAACCCCACCCCGGAAATCCTGCCCGACGAGGTCAAGTCGGTGCGCCCCGACGCCATCATCGCCACGGGCCGCTCGGATTATCCCAACCAGGTCAACAACGTCCTGGTCTTCCCCTACATCTTCCGCGGCGCCCTGGACGTGGGCGCCACCGAGATCAACGACGCCATGAAGCTGGCCTGCGTCTATGCGCTCGCCAACCTCGCCATGGCCGAGTCGGACGAGCGGGTGCGCGCCGCCTACGGCACCGCGCCCTTGACCTTCGGCCCCGAATACCTGATCCCCAAGCCGTTCGATTCCCGCCTGATCCTGAAGATCGCCCCGGCGGTTGCCAAGGCGGCCATGGAATCCGGCGTGGCGCGCCGCCCCATCATCGATTTCGACGTCTACATGGACCGGCTGAACCAGTTCGTGTTCCGCTCCGGCCTGGTGATGAAGCCGGTGTTCGACCGGGCGCGCCAGGACATGCGCCGCGTCGTCTATTGCGAGGGCGAAGGCCGCCGGGTGCTGCACGCCGTGCAGACCGTGGTGGACGAAGGTCTGGCCCGGCCCGTGCTGATCGGCCGGCGCGAGGTGGTGGAGAAGCGCATCCAGGACCTGGACCTGCGGCTTCGCATCGACGCCGATTTCGATCTGTGCGACCCCGACGACGATCCGCGCTTCAACGAGTACTGGCGCCTGTACCACTCCATCATGGAGCGCCAGGGCGTCAGCCCCGAATACGCGCGGACCGTGGTGCGCACCCGCAACACGGTGATCGGCACCCTGATGCTGAAGCGCAAGGAAGTGGACGCCATGGTCTGCGGCACCATCGGCCGCTACGACAAGCATCTGTCCCACATCCTCAACGTCATCGGCACCCGCGACGGCGTCAAGGTGCCGGCGGCCATGAACCTGTTGATCATGCCGGCCGGCACCTTCTTCATCTGCGACACCTACGTGACGCCGGAACCGACGCCGGAACAGATCTGTGACATGACCCTGCTGGCCTCGGAAGAGGTTCGGCGCTTCGGCATCGAGCCCAAGGTCGCCTTCCTGTCGCATGCCAATTTCGGCAACCGCTCCACCGCCTCGGCCCAGCGCCAGCGCGATGCCCTGGCCCTGCTGCGGGAAAAAGCCCCCTATCTGGAGGCCGAGGGCGAGATGCACGGCGACGCCGCCCTGTCCGAGGAAATCCGCACCCGCATCTTCCCCAATTCCAAGCTGAAGGGCGCGGCCAACCTGCTGGTCATGCCGACGCTGGACGCCGCCAACATCTCGTTCAACCTGCTGAAGGTGGCGGGCGATGCGCTCTCGGTGGGACCGATCCTGATGGGCATCGCCCAGCCGGCTCACATCCTCACGCCGTCAGCCACCGTGCGCAACATCGTCAACATCACCGCGCTGGCGGCGGTGGACGCCCAGATGTACGCGGGTAGAACGCGGTAG
- the lipB gene encoding lipoyl(octanoyl) transferase LipB: MPESQMNSPVEWRISDSPVDYPLAVAAMEERVAAIRAGTAPELVWLLEHPPLYTAGTSADPRDLVDPDRFPVYEAGRGGQYTYHGPGQRVAYVLLDLKTRGADVRAYVCNLEEWIIRTLARFVVKGERRQGRVGIWVDRGGGREDKIAAIGVRVRHWVTFHGIALNVDPDLSHFEGIVPCGIREHGVTSLWDLGLTPTLDDVDCALMATFPEVFGEG, translated from the coding sequence ATCCCGGAGTCCCAGATGAATTCTCCCGTCGAGTGGCGGATTTCCGATTCCCCCGTCGATTATCCCCTGGCGGTCGCCGCCATGGAGGAGCGGGTCGCCGCCATCCGGGCCGGCACGGCGCCCGAGCTGGTGTGGCTTCTGGAGCATCCGCCGCTCTACACGGCGGGGACCAGCGCCGACCCCAGGGATCTGGTCGATCCCGACCGCTTTCCGGTCTATGAGGCGGGGCGCGGCGGGCAGTACACCTATCACGGTCCCGGCCAGCGGGTGGCCTATGTGCTGCTGGACTTGAAGACGCGCGGCGCCGACGTCAGGGCCTATGTCTGCAATCTCGAGGAATGGATCATCCGTACCCTGGCGCGCTTCGTGGTCAAGGGCGAGCGGCGCCAGGGCCGTGTCGGCATCTGGGTGGACCGGGGAGGGGGGCGCGAGGACAAGATCGCCGCCATCGGCGTGCGGGTCCGTCACTGGGTGACCTTCCACGGCATCGCGCTGAATGTGGATCCCGACCTGTCCCATTTCGAAGGCATCGTGCCCTGCGGCATCCGCGAGCACGGCGTCACCTCGCTGTGGGACCTGGGCCTCACTCCCACCCTGGATGACGTGGATTGCGCCCTGATGGCCACCTTTCCCGAAGTGTTCGGGGAAGGGTAG
- a CDS encoding cytidylyltransferase domain-containing protein, with amino-acid sequence MTTAMIVQARMGSTRLPGKILMPLGGMTALAQCLRRCAAIPGIDKVVCAVPYGDSEQPVVDEAERCGALVARGPSDDVLKRHRIAAELAGADIAMRVTSDCPLVDPELCGRLLAKLKAEGLDYCCNNMPHSWPHGLDAEVFSVKALVEADERATDPFDREHATPWLRRAPHLKRGNIACPHGDLSHECRWTVDYPEDYDFLVALFARLPPEIVSTERVLSVLAAEPALAEINAVRRGMRAGGKPVKAD; translated from the coding sequence GTGACCACCGCAATGATCGTCCAGGCCCGCATGGGGTCGACCCGCCTTCCCGGCAAGATTCTGATGCCGTTGGGCGGCATGACGGCGCTCGCCCAGTGCCTGCGCCGCTGTGCCGCCATTCCCGGAATCGACAAGGTGGTCTGCGCCGTTCCCTACGGCGATTCCGAGCAGCCCGTGGTCGACGAGGCGGAGCGCTGCGGCGCCCTGGTGGCGCGTGGGCCGTCCGACGATGTCTTGAAGCGCCACCGCATCGCTGCCGAACTGGCCGGGGCCGACATCGCCATGCGTGTGACCAGCGACTGTCCCCTGGTTGACCCCGAGTTATGCGGTCGCCTTCTGGCCAAGCTCAAGGCCGAGGGACTGGATTATTGCTGCAACAACATGCCTCATTCCTGGCCGCACGGTCTGGACGCCGAGGTGTTCTCCGTCAAGGCCCTGGTCGAGGCAGACGAACGGGCCACGGATCCCTTTGACCGCGAGCACGCCACTCCCTGGCTGCGTCGCGCGCCCCATCTGAAGCGTGGCAATATCGCCTGTCCTCACGGGGACCTGTCCCATGAATGCCGGTGGACGGTGGACTATCCCGAGGATTACGACTTCCTGGTCGCGCTGTTCGCCCGATTGCCGCCGGAAATCGTATCGACCGAGCGGGTGCTGTCGGTTCTGGCCGCGGAACCGGCCTTGGCCGAGATCAACGCCGTGCGCCGGGGCATGCGGGCGGGCGGCAAGCCGGTCAAGGCAGATTGA